Proteins encoded together in one Carya illinoinensis cultivar Pawnee chromosome 3, C.illinoinensisPawnee_v1, whole genome shotgun sequence window:
- the LOC122305340 gene encoding U-box domain-containing protein 3 isoform X1: MQKGKMDATVVNCLINSISRFIHLVSSQSIKHMPLQKDYRHLVGVLKLLKAVLDETVDYKIPSDEILYKECEELDVAINEAREFIENWSPKKSKICSVLRSEPLLMKIRSSSLEICRILYRLLQSSSSTLICVQNCMQELQCLKLERITEYIREALRSQRDDIIPCTELLEKIIELLSFTTKQELLKESISLEKERINAQVNKVKGELDQLYQIMNLVSHIRDCMVKIQRFEATGGVPVPSYFQCPLSSELMLDPVILASGQTYERSSIQMWLDNGLTICPKTRQTLSHTKLIPNYTVKAMVANWCDENNVRLDNFASMSSPSDHISPQKLICTDSSPRSLHSSNSTSRSSPEVGNGFQKQKCDVSSRLTGENSNKCQRKEMEKFDRASPDQSYIHSRSESASSAISCVDYVPPPSHEVSSTSNRHENVNELSGEITTEFLAASPRYNQRGFSWLSEKKFGSSKTKVEVPENGNHNYFRENSLPFSDLGSDELTTTPHVKRLIEDLKCQSNEVKTAAAEGLRLLAKHNMENRIIIGKCGAIAPLLSLMYSEMKITQEHAVTALLNLSINENNKAMIGEAGAIEPLIHVLKTGNDGAKENSAAALFSLSVLEEYKAKIGRSGAVKALVGLLGSGTLRGKKDAITALFSLSIFHENKARIVQAGAVKYLVVLMDPDSGMVDKAVALLSNLSTIREGCSAIGQEGGIPLLVEIVESGTQRGKENAASILLQLCLHSPKYCTLVLQEGAVPPLVALSQSGTPRAKEKAQQLLSHFRNQREVAAGKGKS; this comes from the exons ATGCAGAAAG GTAAAATGGATGCAACAGTTGTGAATTGTCTTATCAACAGCATTTCTCGATTCATTCATCTAGTTTCATCTCAGTCAATAAAACATATGCCTCTTCAGAAGGATTACAGACATCTAGTAGGTGTACTGAAGCTTTTAAAAGCAGTTCTTGATGAAACTGTTGATTACAAAATTCCTTCAGATGAAATCTTATATAAGGAGTGTGAAGAATTGGATGTGGCTATCAATGAGGCTAGAGAATTCATAGAAAACTGGTCTCCAAAAAAGAGCAAAATTTGCAGT GTTCTGCGAAGTGAGCCATTGTTGATGAAAATCCGGAGCTCATCACTTGAGATTTGTCGCATACTGTATAGATTGTTACAGTCATCTTCATCTACTTTAATTTGTGTGCAG AATTGTATGCAGGAACTTCAATGTCTGAAGCTGGAAAGAATAACGGAATATATACGAGAGGCTCTTAGAAGTCAAAGAGATGATATCATTCCCTGCACAGAACTTCTAGAGAAGATTATTGAATTGCTTAGTTTTACTACAAAACAGGAACTTTTAAAAGAAAGTATTTCTCTGGAGAAAGAGAGAATAAATGCCCAGGTCAACAAAGTCAAAGGGGAACTAGATCAACTCTACCAAATCATGAATCTTGTCTCCCACATTCGTGATTGCATGGTGAAAATCCAGCGGTTTGAAGCTACAGGTGGAGTCCCAGTCCCTTCATATTTCCAATGCCCGTTATCATCAGAACTCATGTTGGATCCCGTGATCTTGGCTTCAGGCCAAACCTATGAGAGGTCTTCCATTCAAATGTGGCTTGATAATGGGTTGACTATTTGTCCAAAGACTCGTCAAACACTCTCACACACAAAACTCATTCCCAATTATACAGTAAAAGCCATGGTAGCAAACTGGTGTGATGAAAACAATGTAAGACTTGATAATTTTGCCTCAATGTCATCCCCTTCGGATCATATATCTCCACAAAAGTTAATCTGCACTGATAGTTCGCCTCGTTCATTACACAGTAGCAATTCGACATCAAGATCATCACCTGAAGTTGGAAATGGATTTCAAAAGCAAAAGTGTGATGTTTCATCTAGATTAACAGGAGAGAACTCCAATAAATGCCAAAGGAAGGAGATGGAAAAGTTCGACCGTGCATCACCTGATCAGTCATATATTCATAGCAGGAGTGAATCAGCCTCAAGTGCCATTTCCTGTGTTGATTATGTGCCTCCACCATCACATGAAGTGTCAAGTACTTCTAATAGGCATGAAAATGTGAATGAGCTCTCCGGTGAAATCACAACTGAATTTCTTGCTGCTTCTCCTCGCTATAACCAACGAGGATTTTCTTGGTTATCAGAAAAAAAATTTGGCAGCTCCAAAACAAAAGTTGAAGTACCAGAGAATGGAAACCATAATTACTTCAGAGAAAACTCGCTCCCATTTTCGGACTTGGGATCTGATGAGTTGACCACAACTCCTCATGTCAAGAGATTGATTGAAGACCTTAAGTGTCAATCAAATGAAGTAAAAACTGCAGCTGCAGAAGGGTTGCGGCTTCTTGCAAAGCACAACATGGAGAATCGCATCATTATAGGCAAGTGTGGAGCTATTGCACCATTGCTTTCGCTGATGTATTCAGAAATGAAGATAACACAAGAGCATGCGGTGACAGCTCTATTAAATTTGTcaattaatgaaaataataaggCCATGATTGGGGAAGCAGGAGCTATAGAACCACTTATCCATGTTCTGAAAACTGGAAATGATGGAGCCAAAGAAAATTCTGCTGCTGCACTATTCAGCCTCTCTGTATTAGAAGAATACAAGGCGAAAATTGGTCGTTCTGGTGCAGTTAAAGCATTGGTGGGTCTTCTAGGCTCAGGGACTCTTAGAGGGAAGAAAGATGCCATTACTGCTTTGTTCAGCCTAtcaatttttcatgaaaataaggCTCGCATAGTTCAAGCTGGAGCTGTGAAGTACCTTGTTGTTTTGATGGACCCTGATAGTGGGATGGTTGACAAGGCTGTTGCTCTTCTATCAAACCTGTCAACAATTAGGGAGGGGTGTTCAGCAATTGGGCAGGAAGGGGGTATCCCTTTACTGGTTGAGATTGTTGAATCAGGAACTCAGAGGGGAAAGGAAAATGCTGCTTCCATACTGTTGCAACTGTGCCTCCATAGTCCTAAATATTGTACCCTGGTTCTGCAAGAAGGAGCTGTTCCTCCCTTGGTTGCGTTATCTCAGTCCGGCACACCAAGAGCAAAGGAAAAG GCACAACAGCTTCTCAGTCACTTCCGAAATCAGCGAGAAGTGGCTGCAGGGAAGGGCAAATCTTGA
- the LOC122305340 gene encoding U-box domain-containing protein 3 isoform X2, which yields MDATVVNCLINSISRFIHLVSSQSIKHMPLQKDYRHLVGVLKLLKAVLDETVDYKIPSDEILYKECEELDVAINEAREFIENWSPKKSKICSVLRSEPLLMKIRSSSLEICRILYRLLQSSSSTLICVQNCMQELQCLKLERITEYIREALRSQRDDIIPCTELLEKIIELLSFTTKQELLKESISLEKERINAQVNKVKGELDQLYQIMNLVSHIRDCMVKIQRFEATGGVPVPSYFQCPLSSELMLDPVILASGQTYERSSIQMWLDNGLTICPKTRQTLSHTKLIPNYTVKAMVANWCDENNVRLDNFASMSSPSDHISPQKLICTDSSPRSLHSSNSTSRSSPEVGNGFQKQKCDVSSRLTGENSNKCQRKEMEKFDRASPDQSYIHSRSESASSAISCVDYVPPPSHEVSSTSNRHENVNELSGEITTEFLAASPRYNQRGFSWLSEKKFGSSKTKVEVPENGNHNYFRENSLPFSDLGSDELTTTPHVKRLIEDLKCQSNEVKTAAAEGLRLLAKHNMENRIIIGKCGAIAPLLSLMYSEMKITQEHAVTALLNLSINENNKAMIGEAGAIEPLIHVLKTGNDGAKENSAAALFSLSVLEEYKAKIGRSGAVKALVGLLGSGTLRGKKDAITALFSLSIFHENKARIVQAGAVKYLVVLMDPDSGMVDKAVALLSNLSTIREGCSAIGQEGGIPLLVEIVESGTQRGKENAASILLQLCLHSPKYCTLVLQEGAVPPLVALSQSGTPRAKEKAQQLLSHFRNQREVAAGKGKS from the exons ATGGATGCAACAGTTGTGAATTGTCTTATCAACAGCATTTCTCGATTCATTCATCTAGTTTCATCTCAGTCAATAAAACATATGCCTCTTCAGAAGGATTACAGACATCTAGTAGGTGTACTGAAGCTTTTAAAAGCAGTTCTTGATGAAACTGTTGATTACAAAATTCCTTCAGATGAAATCTTATATAAGGAGTGTGAAGAATTGGATGTGGCTATCAATGAGGCTAGAGAATTCATAGAAAACTGGTCTCCAAAAAAGAGCAAAATTTGCAGT GTTCTGCGAAGTGAGCCATTGTTGATGAAAATCCGGAGCTCATCACTTGAGATTTGTCGCATACTGTATAGATTGTTACAGTCATCTTCATCTACTTTAATTTGTGTGCAG AATTGTATGCAGGAACTTCAATGTCTGAAGCTGGAAAGAATAACGGAATATATACGAGAGGCTCTTAGAAGTCAAAGAGATGATATCATTCCCTGCACAGAACTTCTAGAGAAGATTATTGAATTGCTTAGTTTTACTACAAAACAGGAACTTTTAAAAGAAAGTATTTCTCTGGAGAAAGAGAGAATAAATGCCCAGGTCAACAAAGTCAAAGGGGAACTAGATCAACTCTACCAAATCATGAATCTTGTCTCCCACATTCGTGATTGCATGGTGAAAATCCAGCGGTTTGAAGCTACAGGTGGAGTCCCAGTCCCTTCATATTTCCAATGCCCGTTATCATCAGAACTCATGTTGGATCCCGTGATCTTGGCTTCAGGCCAAACCTATGAGAGGTCTTCCATTCAAATGTGGCTTGATAATGGGTTGACTATTTGTCCAAAGACTCGTCAAACACTCTCACACACAAAACTCATTCCCAATTATACAGTAAAAGCCATGGTAGCAAACTGGTGTGATGAAAACAATGTAAGACTTGATAATTTTGCCTCAATGTCATCCCCTTCGGATCATATATCTCCACAAAAGTTAATCTGCACTGATAGTTCGCCTCGTTCATTACACAGTAGCAATTCGACATCAAGATCATCACCTGAAGTTGGAAATGGATTTCAAAAGCAAAAGTGTGATGTTTCATCTAGATTAACAGGAGAGAACTCCAATAAATGCCAAAGGAAGGAGATGGAAAAGTTCGACCGTGCATCACCTGATCAGTCATATATTCATAGCAGGAGTGAATCAGCCTCAAGTGCCATTTCCTGTGTTGATTATGTGCCTCCACCATCACATGAAGTGTCAAGTACTTCTAATAGGCATGAAAATGTGAATGAGCTCTCCGGTGAAATCACAACTGAATTTCTTGCTGCTTCTCCTCGCTATAACCAACGAGGATTTTCTTGGTTATCAGAAAAAAAATTTGGCAGCTCCAAAACAAAAGTTGAAGTACCAGAGAATGGAAACCATAATTACTTCAGAGAAAACTCGCTCCCATTTTCGGACTTGGGATCTGATGAGTTGACCACAACTCCTCATGTCAAGAGATTGATTGAAGACCTTAAGTGTCAATCAAATGAAGTAAAAACTGCAGCTGCAGAAGGGTTGCGGCTTCTTGCAAAGCACAACATGGAGAATCGCATCATTATAGGCAAGTGTGGAGCTATTGCACCATTGCTTTCGCTGATGTATTCAGAAATGAAGATAACACAAGAGCATGCGGTGACAGCTCTATTAAATTTGTcaattaatgaaaataataaggCCATGATTGGGGAAGCAGGAGCTATAGAACCACTTATCCATGTTCTGAAAACTGGAAATGATGGAGCCAAAGAAAATTCTGCTGCTGCACTATTCAGCCTCTCTGTATTAGAAGAATACAAGGCGAAAATTGGTCGTTCTGGTGCAGTTAAAGCATTGGTGGGTCTTCTAGGCTCAGGGACTCTTAGAGGGAAGAAAGATGCCATTACTGCTTTGTTCAGCCTAtcaatttttcatgaaaataaggCTCGCATAGTTCAAGCTGGAGCTGTGAAGTACCTTGTTGTTTTGATGGACCCTGATAGTGGGATGGTTGACAAGGCTGTTGCTCTTCTATCAAACCTGTCAACAATTAGGGAGGGGTGTTCAGCAATTGGGCAGGAAGGGGGTATCCCTTTACTGGTTGAGATTGTTGAATCAGGAACTCAGAGGGGAAAGGAAAATGCTGCTTCCATACTGTTGCAACTGTGCCTCCATAGTCCTAAATATTGTACCCTGGTTCTGCAAGAAGGAGCTGTTCCTCCCTTGGTTGCGTTATCTCAGTCCGGCACACCAAGAGCAAAGGAAAAG GCACAACAGCTTCTCAGTCACTTCCGAAATCAGCGAGAAGTGGCTGCAGGGAAGGGCAAATCTTGA
- the LOC122305340 gene encoding U-box domain-containing protein 3 isoform X3 has protein sequence MKIRSSSLEICRILYRLLQSSSSTLICVQNCMQELQCLKLERITEYIREALRSQRDDIIPCTELLEKIIELLSFTTKQELLKESISLEKERINAQVNKVKGELDQLYQIMNLVSHIRDCMVKIQRFEATGGVPVPSYFQCPLSSELMLDPVILASGQTYERSSIQMWLDNGLTICPKTRQTLSHTKLIPNYTVKAMVANWCDENNVRLDNFASMSSPSDHISPQKLICTDSSPRSLHSSNSTSRSSPEVGNGFQKQKCDVSSRLTGENSNKCQRKEMEKFDRASPDQSYIHSRSESASSAISCVDYVPPPSHEVSSTSNRHENVNELSGEITTEFLAASPRYNQRGFSWLSEKKFGSSKTKVEVPENGNHNYFRENSLPFSDLGSDELTTTPHVKRLIEDLKCQSNEVKTAAAEGLRLLAKHNMENRIIIGKCGAIAPLLSLMYSEMKITQEHAVTALLNLSINENNKAMIGEAGAIEPLIHVLKTGNDGAKENSAAALFSLSVLEEYKAKIGRSGAVKALVGLLGSGTLRGKKDAITALFSLSIFHENKARIVQAGAVKYLVVLMDPDSGMVDKAVALLSNLSTIREGCSAIGQEGGIPLLVEIVESGTQRGKENAASILLQLCLHSPKYCTLVLQEGAVPPLVALSQSGTPRAKEKAQQLLSHFRNQREVAAGKGKS, from the exons ATGAAAATCCGGAGCTCATCACTTGAGATTTGTCGCATACTGTATAGATTGTTACAGTCATCTTCATCTACTTTAATTTGTGTGCAG AATTGTATGCAGGAACTTCAATGTCTGAAGCTGGAAAGAATAACGGAATATATACGAGAGGCTCTTAGAAGTCAAAGAGATGATATCATTCCCTGCACAGAACTTCTAGAGAAGATTATTGAATTGCTTAGTTTTACTACAAAACAGGAACTTTTAAAAGAAAGTATTTCTCTGGAGAAAGAGAGAATAAATGCCCAGGTCAACAAAGTCAAAGGGGAACTAGATCAACTCTACCAAATCATGAATCTTGTCTCCCACATTCGTGATTGCATGGTGAAAATCCAGCGGTTTGAAGCTACAGGTGGAGTCCCAGTCCCTTCATATTTCCAATGCCCGTTATCATCAGAACTCATGTTGGATCCCGTGATCTTGGCTTCAGGCCAAACCTATGAGAGGTCTTCCATTCAAATGTGGCTTGATAATGGGTTGACTATTTGTCCAAAGACTCGTCAAACACTCTCACACACAAAACTCATTCCCAATTATACAGTAAAAGCCATGGTAGCAAACTGGTGTGATGAAAACAATGTAAGACTTGATAATTTTGCCTCAATGTCATCCCCTTCGGATCATATATCTCCACAAAAGTTAATCTGCACTGATAGTTCGCCTCGTTCATTACACAGTAGCAATTCGACATCAAGATCATCACCTGAAGTTGGAAATGGATTTCAAAAGCAAAAGTGTGATGTTTCATCTAGATTAACAGGAGAGAACTCCAATAAATGCCAAAGGAAGGAGATGGAAAAGTTCGACCGTGCATCACCTGATCAGTCATATATTCATAGCAGGAGTGAATCAGCCTCAAGTGCCATTTCCTGTGTTGATTATGTGCCTCCACCATCACATGAAGTGTCAAGTACTTCTAATAGGCATGAAAATGTGAATGAGCTCTCCGGTGAAATCACAACTGAATTTCTTGCTGCTTCTCCTCGCTATAACCAACGAGGATTTTCTTGGTTATCAGAAAAAAAATTTGGCAGCTCCAAAACAAAAGTTGAAGTACCAGAGAATGGAAACCATAATTACTTCAGAGAAAACTCGCTCCCATTTTCGGACTTGGGATCTGATGAGTTGACCACAACTCCTCATGTCAAGAGATTGATTGAAGACCTTAAGTGTCAATCAAATGAAGTAAAAACTGCAGCTGCAGAAGGGTTGCGGCTTCTTGCAAAGCACAACATGGAGAATCGCATCATTATAGGCAAGTGTGGAGCTATTGCACCATTGCTTTCGCTGATGTATTCAGAAATGAAGATAACACAAGAGCATGCGGTGACAGCTCTATTAAATTTGTcaattaatgaaaataataaggCCATGATTGGGGAAGCAGGAGCTATAGAACCACTTATCCATGTTCTGAAAACTGGAAATGATGGAGCCAAAGAAAATTCTGCTGCTGCACTATTCAGCCTCTCTGTATTAGAAGAATACAAGGCGAAAATTGGTCGTTCTGGTGCAGTTAAAGCATTGGTGGGTCTTCTAGGCTCAGGGACTCTTAGAGGGAAGAAAGATGCCATTACTGCTTTGTTCAGCCTAtcaatttttcatgaaaataaggCTCGCATAGTTCAAGCTGGAGCTGTGAAGTACCTTGTTGTTTTGATGGACCCTGATAGTGGGATGGTTGACAAGGCTGTTGCTCTTCTATCAAACCTGTCAACAATTAGGGAGGGGTGTTCAGCAATTGGGCAGGAAGGGGGTATCCCTTTACTGGTTGAGATTGTTGAATCAGGAACTCAGAGGGGAAAGGAAAATGCTGCTTCCATACTGTTGCAACTGTGCCTCCATAGTCCTAAATATTGTACCCTGGTTCTGCAAGAAGGAGCTGTTCCTCCCTTGGTTGCGTTATCTCAGTCCGGCACACCAAGAGCAAAGGAAAAG GCACAACAGCTTCTCAGTCACTTCCGAAATCAGCGAGAAGTGGCTGCAGGGAAGGGCAAATCTTGA